From Alloacidobacterium dinghuense:
CGGACTGTCCAAGGCCCCAGGTATGCTCGCTGTACAGTAAGCTTTGTTCAAACGCCTTCGAGACTTCTTCGTCGTGTGCTTTAGCTTGCACACCCCACTGGCACAATTGAGCACCCAAAACCTCAACTGCTGGGATCAGTGGATGTACATTTCTGGCATGTCGCATTCCTCCTGGATCCGACATGCATCCATGAATCCAAGTGTCAGGTGTTTCAGCGCGGACGACAGCTAGTTCCGGCTTCTCTGCCAGGATTGCGTCCGCGATGTCGTCCAACGTGCCCATTCGGACTTTTACGTCCGGGAGCTTTTCTAATACTTCAGCAATTAAGGACCGGACGGCCTCCAAAGTTGGTGGTCCCGAATTATCCGAAGTAACTATGATGGCGGGCCAGGTTTTATATGGCCAGTCAGATGGAGGAATCAGGTTATGTCCAATGTAGGGATCTCCTTCGCCACCCCACGGCCACAGTGCTGTGCAAGTGCCATAAATAGTTGAATACATCGTCAACACACGAGACCCGTCCGGACCCTCCCACCAAAAGAGTGGTGGAAGGTCGTGAACATACCCTGATGGCCAGTTGCACCCAATGTGCATAAATCGTATGCCGCCGTGCGCAAGGCCCGTCGCGAGCGCTCTCGATTGCGACGGTACGTCTGAAGTTTTCGCTCCTCGCCGTAGCGGTAGGCCATAGCGCCGACCTGAATCGTCAGCAAATGCGTAACCACGCGCAAATTCTTCCGGCCACATCAACTCACTCTCTATACTGAACGGCAGCGCGTGAGCGACCAGTCGGCCAGCCTTTACAGCGCGATCCAGTCGCTGGCGACGTTCGGTGGTCTGTCCGGGCCAGTCCTCAACAACTCGATCAAATACCCAACCGGGACAGGTCCAAATGAATTGTTCTTCCGGAGGCAACACTGTCGATTTATCGATCAGATCCAGCGCACTATCAATCATCGTCGTGCGGTAAAAGGTCAGCACATCGGCTACTCTGTCCGAATATCCGATATCGAAATGAGTCTTGCACACCACGATGATTTGGTTTATGCGACTCTCCTGAGATGGAGGTGAGCCAACCAGCGAATGAGCGATCTTAGGCCCAAGAACCAGCGCAGGTACTCCAGCAAGTATTCGCATCGCGCTACGTCGAGTGAGAGTTGTCACGATTCGCTCAAGAGGAATAAAGAATAGGAATAAAGAATTCGTGCTCGGGAACAAGGATCACACATAATGATTGTTATATCAATAACGATCATGCTACGTGAATGAAACATGTATTTTATTGCAATGAGTGGCTGCCGTATCTTCGATAGCTTCAGGATAGCCGCACCGAGGATACGTTAGTTTTAACCACTGACCGCCTTGGAACCGCAAAAGACCGACGGAGGAGTGAGCAGTGAACCGGGTTGAAAAGCAATCGCATAAGGACCTTTCGGTACCACTCTCAAGGGAACGAAGAAACGTATTGACTGGGATTGCGGCATCCTGTGCGGGAATTGTGAGCACGGCGATCGGATTATCCAGCGCATCGGCAGCTCCGGAAGCTGCATCGCAGGTGGGGCAATGTGAATCGCAGGCACCCTGCGAGCGACGCAAGATCGTTGCCTCAGATCAAGTGACAGTAGTCGAGACCAGCGCGGGGAAGGTTCGGGGATTCGAAAGAAGCGGTGTTTTCATCTTCAAAGGCGTCCCCTACGGCGCGTCCACTTCTGGAGCAAACCGCTTTATGCCGCCGATGAAACCGGAGTCCTGGGGGGGCATTCGCAATGCGTTGGCATACGGGCGGATCTGTCCGCAGGAAGATTCCGCACACTTTAATACAGACGGCAAAAACCTCGCGAACGCGGACGAAGATGCTTTCCTGCTTCATCGCGGGTACGCCATCCGCGTACCTGGAGAAGACTGCTTGCGTGTCAACGTTTGGACGCCGGAGATCAATGGATCTGGTAAACGCCCAGTGATGGTCTACATGCACGGGGGTGGATTCTCTGGTGGTTGCGGCCACGACCTCCTTTCATACGAAGGCGAGAGTCTAGCGCGCAATCACGACGTCGTACTCGTGAACCACAATCATCGTTTGAATGTGTACGGGTATCTGAACTTGGAGGCTCTAGGCGGCGATGACTTCGCTGCGTCCGCCAACGTGGGAATGCTGGACCTGGTGGCTGTGCTCGAGTGGGTGCGCACTCATATTTCGATGTTTGGCGGCGATCCGAATAACGTCACGATCTTTGGCCAGTCGGGTGGTGGCGGAAAAGTTGCGGCCCTGCTGGCCATGCCGGCGGCGAAGGGCCTTTTCCATCGCGCGATTATCCAAAGCGGACCATTTCTCAGAGCCTTATCGCCAGATTACTCACATCGCGTGACCGAAACGTTGCTCGCCGAACTCGGATTGCGAAAATCGGAGGTGAGGAAATTGCAAACGATTCCGGTGGACCAGCTATCGGGGGCTGCCGCGGAAGCCATTCGCAAGACGCCGCAGCCACAGCCTTCCTACCGCGATTCCTTTGGCGAGAGCGGCTGGGGTCCGACCGTCGACGGCCACTCTCTTCCGATTCATCCCTTTGACCCGGGTGCGCCGGTGATCTCCGCCGACATTCCATTGATCACTGGCACCAATCTCCACGAGAGCGTGAGCGGGCTCGACCATCCTGGCGCAGATACTATGACGGCCGAGGAGATGAACCGGCGAGTTCACGAGATGTACGGGATCGACGCCGATGCCATCATCGCAGCGTATAAGCAGGATTATCCGAATGCGAGGCCGTTCGACCTCTACGCGACCATTGCGACTGCAAAATGGCGCATTCCGGCATTCACGCAGGCGTCGAGGAAGGCCGCGTTGGGCGGTGCGCCTGCCTACTCCTACATCTATTCCTGGCGCACGCCGGTGCTGGACAGTCGCCCAGGCACTTTCCACGCGTGTGAGATTTCTTTTGCTTTTGACAATGCAGAGCTTTGCGACCACTACAGTGCAGGCGATCCAGCGGCATTTGCACTGTCGAAGCAAATGAGCACATCGTGGGTCAGCTTCGCGCGCACCGGAAATCCGAATCACAGCGGGCTTCCTCATTGGCCGCGCTATACGCAGGAGTCTAGAGCGGTCATGTGCTTCGACGCGCCCTGTGCGACGCGCAACAACCCGGAAGGCAAGGGGCTCGAGATCATCATGCGGTCGCAGCCTTCGGAATCTGCGCGATTGGATTAACTTTCTGGCGACACAACGTGTGCATGATCAAGGACATTATCAAGCATCGTTTGCGATCAGATCTGACATGGACTTCTGTTGATGATCCATGGCGCACACTCGCTCGGAACGCGTAATAGCCCGTAACAAAAGCTCAATGAGGGCTAAGGCCGGCCTCCATCGCCACGCGTGCGTGAAGCACATCGGTAAACCACTTCTCAATAGCCTTCGGTGTGGTTCGGAAACGGCCTCTATCGGCCACTCGGCCATCTTCGTTGAGAGTACAGTAATGACTCCAGACATCTCCAAGGTCGATGCCAATGGTCATCTCAACCCTGAAACGTCTGCATGGAACTTCCTCGGCAAGGTGATGCGTCGTCTTCTTCATGGGGAACAGTCTCTCCCTTCTGGAAGACCTGCTCATCCTATTTTCCCGGTACACATCCGCCTCCGATGCGCGGTTTGGCGATTTATTAAGAATTGACATGGAGGAATTGCGGGACCCCGAAAGCGAATTAGCAGAGCCGGCCGAAGATGCAATCGCTAGGGTGGCAGTCTCCTTGACGGGAAAGGGGAGAGAGCGTATTCTCCTTTCCCAGATAGGAGAGAGCCTTTGACGAAACCGGTCGAACTTCCGCAGGGCACACTCGAGATGCTCATCCTCAAGGCAGTCTCGCTCGGTCCCCTGCATGGTTACGGCATCCTGCTGCGCATCCAGCAGATCTCCGGGGAGCGCCTCGAAATCCTCCAGGGTTCCTTTTACACTGCTATCTATCGACTTGAGCGCCGTGGCTGGATCAAAGGCGAGTGGGGCGAGTCGGAGAACAATCGCCGCGCCCGCTTTTACTCGCTCACCGCTCCAGGCAGGCGTCAGCTCAAAGCCGAGACCGCCAAATGGGCCGACATGGCCGCTGTCGTCGCCAACATTCTCGACAAGAAGGCGGACGAGATATGAGTCTCCTCGCCGCCATTCGCAAGCTCTGGCACACCGTTGTGTCACGCACCACAGCGACGTCGAAGAAGAGTTTCGTTCTACTCTCGACGCCTACAAGGAAGATTTAATCCGCCAGGGTCTGCCCGAAGAAGAAGCCCGCCGCAAAGCCCGTATCGACCTCGGCCAGCCCGTCGCCCAAAACGAAACTTACCGCGACGCCATAGGCCTCCGCCCCTTCGATGAGTTAGGCGGAGACTTCCGCTACGGCCTCCGCGCCCTGCGCCGCAATCCTAGCTTCGCTGCCGTCGCCGTGCTCTCACTCGCGCTTGGCATCGGCGCCACCACGGCGATGTTCTCGCTCATCTATGCCGTCCTGCTGCACCCGTATCCCTACGCCGGCGCCGACCGCATCATGAACCCCGTCATCATTGACGAGCAACATCCTGACGAGCCTCTCTGGTTTCCCCTTAGCAAGGAGCAATTTGATGACCTGCGCCTTGCAGTCCCGGTTGATTCGCCGCTTGGCTTTAACAGCTCGCACATGGAGATCACCGGCGGCGCTCTGCCGGAAGACATCTCGGGCATTTACCTCACAGAGAATGCTGGGATTTTCTTTAGTGTGCACCCCCTTCTCGGTCGCAACATCGAGCAATCCGATGCAGAGAACGGCGGCCACTCCGTCGTTGTTCTCAACTATCGCTTCTGGCAACGTCACTTCAGCGGCGATCCGCACATCCTTGGGCGAACGCTGGAAATCAATTACACCCCTTACACCATTATCGGGGTCATGCCGCGCAGCTTCGCATTCAATGACAGCATGGGCGTCGGCGATGTCTACCTGCCGGGCAGTCTGATGCGGGATCTTGCCAACGTTCCCTACATGGCCTACATACCGTGGATCAAGTTCCGGCCTCACGTCACACTTGCCGCCGCCAACGCTGCGCTCGAGCCCATCGATGGCACCTGGATCTCTTCTGTTTGGTCGGTGATCCGGACATTAAAGACAATCACAAGCTGCCGTTCGCTGACTTCAATCAACCGTGGGCGAACCTTGTCAGACGAAATGACCCGTTGCACCGCCTGACTTACGATCTCGCGGACGAGATCCATGCCCTCCTGGGAGCCGTCTTCGATGCTCGCTCCCGTCGATTCACACGACGCGATTATCTTCGCTGATCAGACTTTGATCGGAGTGAGGAAAGTATGCGCTTTAACGGTGGGCTTTTATGGGTTCTGTAAAACGTGAGTTGACCTTCAATATAGACACGTTCAGACGGCGGTAAATCTTCAGACATCGTGTTGTCCTTTATATCGTTCTGCATCATGTACAGACTTTCCTGCTCGCGGTAGCCGAACACCTCGGCAAGCCCAAACGCGGGAACCACAGGGTTATATACCATGTGCTCATCGCAGGATGCGAACCCGGTTTCCAGAAGAGAGTGCGCCTCCGCCCTCGACGAATCGCCGCAAGCGCTCACAGGTCTCCTGCTTTGCTATGGGGTGCTATGGAGCAACAATGACTTTGTATTTGTCGCTGTTGGCCAGGCTCTGAGGTTCGATGAAATCCACAAGGACATCGCTATTCCACAAAGCCTGGTAGTAGCCGGCAAAAAGACTTGGTCGATGGGTCCTCATTGCCACTCATGGCTTAGGATCGTAGCGCTGACCTGCGAGGCGAGAGTCTGAAGAGTAGCCGCAATGCCGTAGCGGTTAATGGTCATGGCGTTGCAACCTCCATGTACGCCGACATCAACGCCGGCTCGGATTATATCCGTGACTCCCGTCAGCATCCTGCCGAGCCCTCCCGCAACAATGCTGTTCCCTGGACGGCCCTCGAGTTCGACTCAGACTATGACCATCGATGATGTCTCCCTCTTCTACAATCCGGAATTTGTCGAGACGCTGAACGCGGCAGAACTTGCAGGCGTTCTGGTCCATGAATCATGCACCGGCACTTCAGCACCACACACGTCGCGGTGACCGTAATCGAAAGCGCTGGAATATGGCATGCGACTATGCCATTAACCCTTACTCCTGGATGCTGGGCTGACGCTGCCGAAGGACGTTCTCATCGACCATCGCTTTCGCGGCATGAGAGCAGAGCGCATCTACAACCTGACCGACGAACAGCAAGGTCAGGACAGCTCAAACGGGGAAGGAGAAAATGCGGATGCTGTTGCTCCGACGAGAGAGCGGGAAACAACCCGACAAAAAGAGTGCGGACGGCGAGCCCACTGCGCCGCAACACCGGGCGCCTTTGGTCAGGTGCTTGACGCTCCTGAGCCCAAAGGAGACGACACGGTAGCTGAACAGGCGGGAATGGAAGATAGCCGTCGAGCAGGCAGAGAACGTCGCAAAACCTGACTTCCCGCCGGTGTCACTCGGAGCCTCGAAGAATCCCAAGCTTCAGGCCTGGATTGGCGTGAGTTGCTGCGCGCGGTCAGAAACCATTCCGTCTGACTACAGCTGGATGCCGCCAAACTGGCGGTACATCTGGGCTGGGCTCTATCTTCCAGGTGTCAGATGTGAAGACGCGGGGGATCGCCATCGCCGTGGACTGCTCGGGATCGATTCACGCTCGCCGACTGGGTCTCTTCGAGGCAGAAATTCGCTCGATTCTCGAAGGAAAATGCCCGAGCCGGGTGCACGTGCTCTTTCAAATACTGAGGTCCATAAGACCGTGGTCTATCAAGCAGGGCAGCCTATCGTCCTTTAGCCCGATTGGCGGAGGAGGAACGAACTTCGCGCCCGTCTTCAGGTAGTTGGACGAGCGCGAAGTTGTGCCTCAGGCGCTCGTCCTCCTTAACGATCTATGCGGCTCATTCCCGAGAGAAGCTCCTACCTACCCCCGTATTGTGGGCGCGCCGGGCACCATTCGGGCAAGTGATTCCCATGAAAGCGGCTTAGCATCCGCTTCCATAGGTAAGATCTTCACTTAGCTCTACCTACAGAACGACTTAGTGTCCGGATATAAATGGTCCGCCACTGGGCTTTGAGAGGATATTCCCCGGAATCTGCTGGATGCGACTGCAACCGGCATCGGTATCAGCGATGCGTTCCAGTTCATGACTGAGTACCCCGATCTGTTGCTCGCTGGTTCATCAAACGGCGGACCATTTCTCATTAACCGTTAACCGTCCAAGTGAGGCACTTCCGATTAGCCACGTGGTCGGGCCGGCGCCTCTACTCATGTCATAACGATCCACTTTGGTTCAAAATATCTGCATGCTCCCTGAACCTTGCAGTTGAGACAGGCAATTTAGGCGGGTCCTGTGCGTGGCGGTCTTATCAGTAGAAACAGACATGCGGTCGCGACCAGCGGAAGTAACCCCGCGGCTAAAAACGCTGGCCCGTACGAGAATCGATCGACAGTCTTGCCGACAGCATAGGTAAACCCGGCGCCCGCCAGACCCGCAGCGAAGCCGCTCAAACCGGTAACCGTTGCTACCACGTCCTGAGGCAGCAGATCCGCTGGCAATGTCAAGCCCATAGTCGACCAGCTGGCGAATCCCCACAGCGCGACACAGACCAACGTAATGGCCAAAAGAGCATTGCCCACTCGTGCTGCGGGAATGCCGGCGAGCATTGGCGCGCAGCTCGCCACACACACCCACAATCGAGCTCGAGTGACGGAGATTCCGTGCTTGACGCAGTAGCCTGAAAGGAAGCCACCGGTGAAGTTGCCGATATCAGCGGCGACAAAGGGAATCCACGCGAACAGAGCGATTCTCTTCAAGTCGAACCCGCGGTTATCCGCCAGGTATTGCGGCAGCCAGAAGACGTAAAACCACCAGATAGGATCTGTGAGTGCACGGCCGAGGACAATCGCCCAAACGTTGGGATCGCGCACCAATGTCAACCACCGCTCCGCGCCCCTTTTCTCCGATTTCGATGCTGTCTGCCGCCCTGCTCGAATCAGCGCAACCTCTTCGGGGAGCACACGGTGATGACGATCGAGAGGCTGGTAGATGCGCAACCATGCCACCAACCATATAAATCCCAATGCGCCTGAGAAGACGAACGACCATCGCCACCCGAAGGCAAGCGCAATCCAGGGAATAATCAGCGCGGCAAGTGAGCCTCCGACGCTCGACCCGCTATCGAAAATCGCAACGGCAACGCTCCGCTCCTCGCTGGGAAACCACTCAGCCACAGTCTTGCTCGCGCCCGGCCAATTGAGACCTTCGCCGATACCGAGCATGAAGCGAAATAGGATGAAGGCAGAGACTGATCGGGCGAACACCATCATAATATTGACCAGCGACCACCACACTACAGCAATGGCCAATCCGATGCGTGTTCCTATGGCGTCGAGGAAAATGCCTCCGATCAGCCAGGTAAGCGCATAAGAAATCTGAAAAGCTCCAATGATCTTTGCCAGATCGGTGTGTGTAAGGTGAAATTGAGCGGCGATGACCGGGGACAGCACAGAGAACGTCTGACGGCTGATGTAGTTGATCGTCGTCGAAAAGAAGAGTGTCCATACGATCCACCAGCGCGTTCTTCCCACGCGCCGTCGAGTTCTGGCAGGCAGCGCTTCCGGCTGCTCAACATCAGCTGATGAGCTCATATGGTTTCGGCTTCGGCTCTTTTCTTTTGCAGCGATGGTTCGGCTACCCAGCTACCGGATGATCAACGATCTCTTCCTTGTGTGGATCCCAGTAGAGTTTTTTGCCACTCCAGTAAGACTGTGCAGCCATGATGATCACAATGGAGTGCGAAAATCCGTGATCCACATTTGCATTCGGCTGTACACGCGATTGCATGGACTTGAGCCAGTTCGTTACATGAATGACGCTGTCATCACCGGGACCATCTGAGTTCGGCGCTTCTGCTCCTTCCACCTTGACGATCTCCTCATGATCTCCCGCCGGCACGCTTACTGGTAGTGAGGTTTCCAGTGGCGATCCGGAGTATTCATCTCTGCCCCCTTCACCGCTGATGGTAAAGAGCGATGCTCCTTCGCCACCATAATTCGCGATCGTGCCGTCGCGGCCCTGAATGCGCGAAAAACTGCGATAGCTGTTGCCAAAAACCGTTTTGTACGTGTAAAGAAATCCTTTGGGATAGGTGACAGCCGCGACGCAAGTATCAGGATTTTCGCGCCCATCCTTCCACGCAAATACTCCACCATTCGCTACCACACTTTCAGGATATGTTTCGTCCGTCCACAGATGCACCAAGTCGCTGCCATGACTCATCCACTGATCAAAAATCCCGGAGGAGAAGTTCTTGTAGAGTCTGAACTCAAGGTAAACGTGAGGATCGAATGGCTGATAGGGCTTGCCGAGCAGCCAACGTTGCCAATCCGTATCTTCTTCTCGGAGTTGCGAATTCCTACCGAGCAGCCATTCCTTCCATTCCACGTTGCGGTCCTGCAGCATTTCGCGGGAGATCCCGGTATCGGCGCCCACAAACCGCCAGCGCTCTTCATTAACATTCCACTCCTGTTCGATGTGAACGATCTTGCCGATGCGGCCAGCGCGGATCAGATCCCGTACCGCAAGTTGATACGGCTCGCTGCGATGTTGCGAACCAACCTGAACCATTTGCCTGGAGGCATTCACCGTGTCGCGCGTCTCCTTCGCCTCTGACAACACATTGGCAAAGGGCTTCTCCACATAGCAGTCCTTGCCTGCGCGCACAACCTCCGCGCAGAGCTTCGCGTGTTGAAAATCGCCGGTCGCTATCATCACTCCATCGATATCCTTACGCGCCAACATCTCTTCGGAGTATTTGTATGTTTGCGGAGTGAGGTTGAATGCCTCTTTCACCTGGGCAGCCCGCCGTTCGCGGGCAAGGCTCCAGATATCGCATACGGCGACAGTTTCGACAGGAATCTGTTTCGATGCCAGCTGCACCATGTGCACGTGTCCATGGCTACGTCCGCCACATCCCAATTGCGCCAGGCGTATGCGATCGTTCGCACCCAGGACACGCGCATAAGAACGCGCATCCATCCCGGCCACTAGTGCCGCTCCGACTGCCTGCTTGATGAAGGTTCTGCGGTCTGTACCGCCATTCAACTCATCACTCATCTCTCTCTCCGTCTGTTGCGGCCAAGTCATAGGTGGCGGTCGTGCTGCAAACCATACGAGTCACGGTCTGGGAAACAGGTCGTCCAACTCAGCAGCCGAAGCCTCATCCAGATAGATTGTGGCGTTGGGATGTGCACGTAGGATGGTAGCAGGGCAATTGGTAGAAATCGATTCAGTCAGGCTGCGGCGAACAATCCTTGCCTTACGGCTTCCTGGAACCGACACGATGAGTCGCGGCACGCGCAGAAGTGCCGGAATTGTGATCGTGATGGCAGATTCAGGAACCTCATCAGTGCTGGCAAACCATCCCTCGGCAGCCTGTTGCTCTTTGCAGACAAGGTCAAGGTGAACAACCTTCACGTCCAAGGGATCATTGAAATCGGCTACTCCTGGATCGTTGAACGCGAGATGTCCATTTTCTCCGATTCCCAAGAGACAGATCTGAGGCTCGGCGGCACGTAGCTTCGCGGCATAGTCATGGCTGAATGCCTCGGCATCAGGCGCAGTACCATCTACTTCATTGAATTCTTTCAGACTCACCTTCTCCGTCAGTTTCTCTCGCAGGTATCCGCGAAACGACGCCGGATGGCTGATCGGAAGGCCGATATATTCATCCATGTGAAAACCGCGCACCTTGTTCCAAGGAAGGTTGTTGATCTTCGTAAGCGCGTCAAGCATATCAAGCTGCGAAGCACCTGTAGCGAAAATCACATTGATTGTTGTGTGACGTTTTTCAATTTCCTTGATGGCCTCCGCTACTGCCTGTGCCGCCGCCCTTCCCATAGAAACAGCATCCGGATAAATCTCGACTTTTGCGGCCTCAACCTGGAAGCTTCGCATCCTATCCTTCTCTACCAGCATTCCTAATGCTCCATATACTCGTGAATTTATTCGGTTATCGTAACTTCTCAGCGTTGCACCTTTGCACGCTTCAAGCGATCGCTATGTATCGTTCATTCCTTGTTGGCTGAAACCTGCGAATAATGAACCGCTCATCGTTGAGCGGTTATGACTCCTGGGATCCAGTGCAGAGCATTGTCATGGTAAAGCTTGTGCAGTACTGCAGGGGGAAGAGCTAACCCCTGGACCTGATGATCTCTGTATTGAAGGAGATCGGATGTCGCCAGGAAGCGCCAATCGAAGGCGTAGGAACTCTCCCACTGCTTCACCGCATCCTGAGCTTTTGCTTCTGCGGCAAGGCTGTGATCCGTCGCATAAATCAACCGATCCTGGTACTTCTCGATGAAGGCAATCGCATCTGCCCGCGGCAGCATGACAACGTAAGGCATGCGAGCTGCTATATCGACTGCGAAGTTCGGATAACGGTCAAGATGATCCGCCAATTGTTTGAAATCGGCTTCCATACTACCCAGGTGCGCACCCACAACTCGAAGCTTCGGATTCATCTCGAGGACATGATCGCGAGCTACCAGAATTGCCGCTTTCGATGGCGCATTCGCTTTCTTATACATGTACCACTCTGGGTGATGCATGTAATACTCATAATCTGCTGCTTTAGGAGTCGGCGGCTCCCAGATAGTATTTGGATCAGCCACATGAGCGATGAGTGTTTTATCGCGATCTGAAATTTCCTTATAAATAGGTTCAAAAACAGGATCGTCCGGCATCAGATAGTTTCCCTTGGGATCTTTAACCTGTTCGCCAATGTTCTTCCAGATCTTCACTGCTGCTGCTCCGTGATTGAAATCGCCATCAATCTCAGCAATGGCAGTCTTCTTGAAAGAAGGCTCGCGGTACAGAAACGGATCAAATGTGGTGCACATGGTTGCATGGCCGTGGCTGTTATTCACAAAGTCCGAAACCTGGCGCCTCTCTACATCCAGCGACTTCTGATCGGGATCGCGCGCCACAACAATGTCGAGAATATGGAGATTCAGCCGTTCAAGCAACGCAATCAATTCAGGCGCGTTTTGATAGACATGGGTATGTGTATCGATGGGATCGAGCGCAGTGAATTGCTGAAGCTCTTGGACAGCGAACGGCCCGGTTACTGGAGCCTCGATGGCTGAAGAGGATGTACCTTGCGCCGGCAGCGTGGCCCTGCATCCGCACACTGCCGCTGCGGCATATATGAGCAAGAATGTCCATGCCAATTGCCATTTCATTCCAAGATGTGCTCGTCGCATATGGTGCCTCACTTTATTCGGTCCGAAGAGTCGGTGCATTTTGAACTGGTACTCAGCTAGAAATTGATCTTGGCTGAGAGTTGCGCGATGCGAGGCGTGTTGGCGCCCGTAATGCTGCCGAATCCTCCCGAACCCACTGCCGTGACTGGACTGTTTAGATTGGTGTGGTTCAGCAGATTGAAGTATTCCGCTCTGAACTCAAAGTTGCCATCCCCTTTGAGCGGGAAGGAACGCACCAGGCCGGCATCCCAATCAAAGTAGCCAGGTCCCCG
This genomic window contains:
- a CDS encoding carboxylesterase/lipase family protein, whose protein sequence is MSTAIGLSSASAAPEAASQVGQCESQAPCERRKIVASDQVTVVETSAGKVRGFERSGVFIFKGVPYGASTSGANRFMPPMKPESWGGIRNALAYGRICPQEDSAHFNTDGKNLANADEDAFLLHRGYAIRVPGEDCLRVNVWTPEINGSGKRPVMVYMHGGGFSGGCGHDLLSYEGESLARNHDVVLVNHNHRLNVYGYLNLEALGGDDFAASANVGMLDLVAVLEWVRTHISMFGGDPNNVTIFGQSGGGGKVAALLAMPAAKGLFHRAIIQSGPFLRALSPDYSHRVTETLLAELGLRKSEVRKLQTIPVDQLSGAAAEAIRKTPQPQPSYRDSFGESGWGPTVDGHSLPIHPFDPGAPVISADIPLITGTNLHESVSGLDHPGADTMTAEEMNRRVHEMYGIDADAIIAAYKQDYPNARPFDLYATIATAKWRIPAFTQASRKAALGGAPAYSYIYSWRTPVLDSRPGTFHACEISFAFDNAELCDHYSAGDPAAFALSKQMSTSWVSFARTGNPNHSGLPHWPRYTQESRAVMCFDAPCATRNNPEGKGLEIIMRSQPSESARLD
- a CDS encoding PadR family transcriptional regulator, which codes for MTKPVELPQGTLEMLILKAVSLGPLHGYGILLRIQQISGERLEILQGSFYTAIYRLERRGWIKGEWGESENNRRARFYSLTAPGRRQLKAETAKWADMAAVVANILDKKADEI
- a CDS encoding ABC transporter permease, translating into MAHRCVTHHSDVEEEFRSTLDAYKEDLIRQGLPEEEARRKARIDLGQPVAQNETYRDAIGLRPFDELGGDFRYGLRALRRNPSFAAVAVLSLALGIGATTAMFSLIYAVLLHPYPYAGADRIMNPVIIDEQHPDEPLWFPLSKEQFDDLRLAVPVDSPLGFNSSHMEITGGALPEDISGIYLTENAGIFFSVHPLLGRNIEQSDAENGGHSVVVLNYRFWQRHFSGDPHILGRTLEINYTPYTIIGVMPRSFAFNDSMGVGDVYLPGSLMRDLANVPYMAYIPWIKFRPHVTLAAANAALEPIDGTWISSVWSVIRTLKTITSCRSLTSINRGRTLSDEMTRCTA
- a CDS encoding VWA-like domain-containing protein; translated protein: MDCSGSIHARRLGLFEAEIRSILEGKCPSRVHVLFQILRSIRPWSIKQGSLSSFSPIGGGGTNFAPVFR
- a CDS encoding MFS transporter, whose product is MSSSADVEQPEALPARTRRRVGRTRWWIVWTLFFSTTINYISRQTFSVLSPVIAAQFHLTHTDLAKIIGAFQISYALTWLIGGIFLDAIGTRIGLAIAVVWWSLVNIMMVFARSVSAFILFRFMLGIGEGLNWPGASKTVAEWFPSEERSVAVAIFDSGSSVGGSLAALIIPWIALAFGWRWSFVFSGALGFIWLVAWLRIYQPLDRHHRVLPEEVALIRAGRQTASKSEKRGAERWLTLVRDPNVWAIVLGRALTDPIWWFYVFWLPQYLADNRGFDLKRIALFAWIPFVAADIGNFTGGFLSGYCVKHGISVTRARLWVCVASCAPMLAGIPAARVGNALLAITLVCVALWGFASWSTMGLTLPADLLPQDVVATVTGLSGFAAGLAGAGFTYAVGKTVDRFSYGPAFLAAGLLPLVATACLFLLIRPPRTGPA
- a CDS encoding Gfo/Idh/MocA family protein, translating into MSDELNGGTDRRTFIKQAVGAALVAGMDARSYARVLGANDRIRLAQLGCGGRSHGHVHMVQLASKQIPVETVAVCDIWSLARERRAAQVKEAFNLTPQTYKYSEEMLARKDIDGVMIATGDFQHAKLCAEVVRAGKDCYVEKPFANVLSEAKETRDTVNASRQMVQVGSQHRSEPYQLAVRDLIRAGRIGKIVHIEQEWNVNEERWRFVGADTGISREMLQDRNVEWKEWLLGRNSQLREEDTDWQRWLLGKPYQPFDPHVYLEFRLYKNFSSGIFDQWMSHGSDLVHLWTDETYPESVVANGGVFAWKDGRENPDTCVAAVTYPKGFLYTYKTVFGNSYRSFSRIQGRDGTIANYGGEGASLFTISGEGGRDEYSGSPLETSLPVSVPAGDHEEIVKVEGAEAPNSDGPGDDSVIHVTNWLKSMQSRVQPNANVDHGFSHSIVIIMAAQSYWSGKKLYWDPHKEEIVDHPVAG
- a CDS encoding glucosamine-6-phosphate deaminase — translated: MRSFQVEAAKVEIYPDAVSMGRAAAQAVAEAIKEIEKRHTTINVIFATGASQLDMLDALTKINNLPWNKVRGFHMDEYIGLPISHPASFRGYLREKLTEKVSLKEFNEVDGTAPDAEAFSHDYAAKLRAAEPQICLLGIGENGHLAFNDPGVADFNDPLDVKVVHLDLVCKEQQAAEGWFASTDEVPESAITITIPALLRVPRLIVSVPGSRKARIVRRSLTESISTNCPATILRAHPNATIYLDEASAAELDDLFPRP
- a CDS encoding amidohydrolase family protein — encoded protein: MKWQLAWTFLLIYAAAAVCGCRATLPAQGTSSSAIEAPVTGPFAVQELQQFTALDPIDTHTHVYQNAPELIALLERLNLHILDIVVARDPDQKSLDVERRQVSDFVNNSHGHATMCTTFDPFLYREPSFKKTAIAEIDGDFNHGAAAVKIWKNIGEQVKDPKGNYLMPDDPVFEPIYKEISDRDKTLIAHVADPNTIWEPPTPKAADYEYYMHHPEWYMYKKANAPSKAAILVARDHVLEMNPKLRVVGAHLGSMEADFKQLADHLDRYPNFAVDIAARMPYVVMLPRADAIAFIEKYQDRLIYATDHSLAAEAKAQDAVKQWESSYAFDWRFLATSDLLQYRDHQVQGLALPPAVLHKLYHDNALHWIPGVITAQR